Genomic segment of Paenibacillus sp. FSL R5-0912:
GCAGCGGATAGAGGAACAGCTTGATTGGAGTGACTATGTAGGTTTTTGGAAAAGGGTGCTGATCCATTTTGTTGATTTTCTGATTCTGGCCCTTCCTACGTATTTGCTGAACAGGATTTGCGTCTCAGCCGCAGAATCGGCGGAGTCGGCGTTTCCGCTTTTTATTCAGTTTGTGCTGCTGATGGGCTTCAATGTGTTCATGGTTGTCAAATATGGGGGGACTCCGGGCAGACTAATTCTGGGGGCAAGAATAATTAATGGGGACGGTAGGTATCCGGCGCTGAAGCAGGCTCTGATCAGGGATTGCTTCCTCATCATCAACGGCTTTCTTGCAGTTATTGTGAGTCTGAACACAGAGGAATTATCTGCGGTTTCCAGCAGTCTTGCCAATTGGAGTCCGCTCGCCACGAATTTGAATGTGTTCTTTGGCTGGGTAGTGGTCGCCGACTGCCTATTCGTTGTATTCACCCAGCGTAACCGGGCGCTGCATGATATGATGGCCGGAACCTATGTGGTTAAGAAAATTGCTCTGGACCATCTTGTTTGAGCCCACAGGATAGAATTAACCAAGTACAAAGGGAATAGATCAGGCGGCGTTACCGCTCTTGTTCTATTCCCTTTGCCCTGTTTCGGAGGTGGATCAGCCCACCTCCAGAACGGCTTTCATGAACGTCTTCAGCGCGGAATCCCCGCTTTCTTCAGTCCATTCCCTAAGTTTCCCGGACCTTGCTGTATATAGCTCCAGCATCTGCTTCAGCTGCCGGTCAAAGAGCTCCGGCTGTCCCGTACGCTCTGCCTTCATCTGGGTTATCAGCTTCGCCCAGTTAACAGTGCCGGAGCCGGGACTATGCTGGGGATAACGCAGAGCAAGCTTTAGTACGTCATCCAGCGGCTGTCCCGCCGCCAGCTCTGCAGCCAGATAGCTGCCGGTGAAGCGGTGGCTGCCATCCTCCTCCAGTGAGGCGACGAATTGCCTGCGGGCTTCGTCCAATTCCCCCTGGTGCATCAGCGCGGTAGCGTTAATTCCCTGATCATAGCTGTGCGGTTTCTGCTCACGCAGCTCAAGAAACCAGGAATAATAGTGATTGTAGCTTTTCCAGTCGGACTGCTCATAGTAGTAGAGCGCCAGGTTGAAGACAGAGTCTGCAGTCGGACGCAGCTCTACAAGCTTCACTAGCAGAGGTATCGTTGCGGCTTCTAAGGATTTGTCTTTAGTATAGGAAGCCTTGGCTGTCATGAGATGAACCAGCATTTTGAGCGCATGATCATCCTGTGGATCTCTGGCATAGTCGTGGCGGTACGCTTCCAGTGCCTGTTCAAGCTTCTGCGCTTTAACCAGCTGATCGGCAGCGGTAAGACTGCGTGATTGTAAATAGAAGAAAGGCAGATTGCCGACGGTGTCCTCGTTCAGCCGGTAGCCATTGCTGCGGGTAATCACCCGCCCGGATACATCATAGGCTTCTATGCTCCACGAGAAGCGTCCGCTTGGATCGGCGAAGCCGAGCAGCGAGGAGGGCTCAACGGATTCCCAGCCTTCTCCGCTGCTGCTGGTGGAGAAACCGCCGCTGTTATACAGATCTGTTACAGGGATGGAAATCTTATTCCCCGTGATATGCTGGCGGATTACATAACTGAAGGTGCTGCCTTCGGCTGAGACTGTGCCGCTGAGACTGTAAGAGGCCGCATTCCGGACAGTCTCCCACTCGAATTCTACAGAATCACCTGTAAGGAGCTGCGAATTTACCGGTGACTTCAGCTCCAGCAAGGGCTGAAGGATAATATTATTAGTCAAACGGTCATTTGGTTTGATTTCGATCCAGTCATCCGCCTGCACAGGCCAGGTCCAGCCATCGATCTGCTCAAAGCTCAGGCCCAAAAATAACTGATAATAGCCGGGAATGACGCCTGAGAAGGAAAAACGGCCCTGTGCATCTGTGACGATTTCATACGGCTCCGAGCCATAAAACACACTATGACTAACTTCGCTCTCCGGCCGCAGGAAGATGCCTGCCCGGGAGACCGGAGTGCCGTCGCTGTAGGTTAGTGTCCCTGACAATGTGGCAGGAGCAGAGTTTCCTGCTTCCGCAGTAGCTGTAAGTGCGGTCTGCAGTGCAAGCAGCTGCCGCTGCATTTCGGAAGTGGGTTCACTCATATTCTCTGTAGCAGCTTCAAGGGAATCTTGAGCCGATGAAGGTTGCTCTGTGGAGCCCTGGGGGCTTAAGTCATTTCCTTCGTTCACTTCATGATAATTCTTGTCACGTGACTCCTGGTAACTCTTCAGACTGTTGTTCACCAGCTCCAGCGCTTCGCTGCACTTACCTTCTGCAAAGAGCAGCCGCGCACCAAGCCAGGCTGAACGGGCTTCATGTTCGTATTCGCCATCATGTACGGGGGAATGGGCTTGCTTCAGCAAGTCTCCTGCAGCCGCCCAATTCCCTGCGTTCAATGCCCTCTCAGCCTGAAGCAAAGCCAGCTCTCTGAACATAGAGGATTTACTGCTGATTCTGGTGCGTACTTCCGTAAGTACCGCATCCCCGTCATCTCCGGCACCCAGTACATCGTATTCATAGACAAGCTGTTTAGCGGCAGTAAGCAAATAGCCGTCTATAGGGCCTTCTAGCATATATTCTCTCAGGAACCGGAGCTTATCTGCGGGTAGCAGCGGCAGTGGTGTCTCTTCGTTATTGTTCTGGCTCCACTGGCTAGAAGAGGAGCCGATATACACATTGAAATCATAGGGCTGTATCCAATTGCCTGGTTCAATTATTGTAGTGCGGATAAGCGTCATACGCTTGCTCCCGCTGCTGGCATCCAGCTTGCTCAGCAGCATTTCGCGTGCCAGAGTCCCGGTATCCGCTGTGGCGGAGGTTGCAAGCTGAACCGATGGCGCTGCTGCCTGTTGAAGAACAGCTGGTATTAGAATTAGCAGCGCAAGCGGAAGCAGCACGAACAGCACCAGCTGCTTGACCTTGATCCTAATTTTCATGGCTTCTCACCGCCTGTTCATAGATGTCTTTCCAGTACGTATTGCCGCCAGCTTCAATCAGTTCCCGCTGGCCCTGTACGGGCAGTGTACGGGCCCCATGTTCCGGGGGCCCGCTCTGCGGGTAGCAGAGGATCAGCGCACCTGCGATTAATAGCGCAGATAGCGCACCCAGTGGCTTGAGTGGAATTTCCAGCTCCTTATTCCATAGTGCCCGCAGGCGGGCCAGCGGTGCGGTAGGATGAGTCTGCTGCAGAACCCGTTCCTGTCCGCTGAAGGAGAGGCTGCTCAACTCTTCATCCAGACGGCGTTTGATGTGTTCTTGTTCATTGCTCATAGAACATGCCCCTCCTTCTCCAGAATCTGCTTCAACAGTGTCCGTCCCCGGGATAACCGGGATTTCACCGTATTGTCCGGTAATCTCAACTGCCCGCTGATCTCACGGATGCTCATCTCATGGTAATAGTACAGCGTCAGACATTCGCGGTAGATGTAATCCAGACTTCTTACAGCTTCACTTAGCTGCAGATTATGCCATTCTGCTATAAACAGCTCTTCTGCGCCTGCGGAGGCGCCTGCTTCATTCTGTACCCAGGCCCCGCCCTCCGGCGCAGGACAAATATTTCGCCAGCTCCATGTCCGCTGCCTCATCCGGCAGCGGTTAACCACGATGGCAATCAGCCAGGGTCTCAGACGCTGAGGGTCCTTCAGCTGCCCGATTTTGGCATAGGCCTGAATGAAGGTATCCTGCACGGCTTCCTCGGCAGACTGCCGGTCCCGCAGGAGCAGCCAGGCGGTCCGGAGCAGCATATCCCCATATTGCTCCATCAGCTGGCGGAGAGCGGACTCATCCCTGGCTTTGATTCTCTCTATAATATCCAGATGAAGCTCCCCTCCCTTTATTAGTAAGATGCGTGCTGCGGGAGGAAGGTTGCGTGCTGCAGGGAAATAATTCCTGAATTGAAGGGCTTGAGCAGCGAATGTGCTCTCAATTGCAGAATGTGCAATAGAAAACCCGTTTTTGGAGGCTGGAAAGCAATCTGCTGTATTTGATGCAACAGAATTTTGAGGAATGACTGTATAAGGGTGTTTTTCTGATTGTTGCCTGCAGAAAGTGCAATAGAATCAAATTCCGGGTAATTTTTAGGGAGTTCTATTGTACTAAATGCAACAGATCCGGTATTGCAGCTTTGGGGCGGGTAGCGGTAAGAGAAACGCTGCAACTACACGCGGCAGTATCAGTCCCAACTGGAACATGCCAAAAATGTTCTATAGAAGGGCGGCCTGAAAAGGAGCATCGTGCAACCTTTAGCGGGGGCACTGCGTCATAGGTTAACAGTTTAGATTGTAGAGGAAGTTCCCGAAAACGAAGGAGATGGCATCATGATCACATCATTCAAAACGATAGCAGGCATAATTCTACTTGGCGGAATGCTCAGTCTAACGGCTTGTAATTCCGGTAAGCCGGATGCGGTGAATACCGGCGGGGCGGCTGCGCAAGCCTCGGAGGCTCCGGCGTCTGCACAGCCGGAAGGGAGTCCCGCCCCTGGTGCGGGCACGGAGCCGGCTGAAGCTGGCGGCGGTGCAGCAACAGCTCCACCTGACGCGGCTCCTGCTGCGCAAGGCGGCACTGGAGCGGCCGCTTCACCTGCGGCTGCAGAGCCTGGCGCAGCGGCAGGAGCCTCGTCGGCTGCTACGCCGCAGGAGCTGAGCAAGCAGCTGAAAGAGCTGCTGCAGCTTGCCAAGCAGGGCAAGGTGCCCGGCGTGGAATATGCTGCACACAGTGGACTCATTGACGATGTGGAAGCAGCATGGGGAGAGCCGGACACCAAAGAATCGGCAGGCAAAGGCATTTATTCCACGTATGCCGGCAAGCACGTGGTATTCGGCTTTAACAAAGGCAGCCAAATCTTTGATGTGCGTTCAAGCGCCTCCGATTTACAAAAGCTGACGCTGAAGCAGATTGAAGAAGTCCTCGGCAAGCCGGACGCTACCTCAGTGAACGGCAGCGATGACATTTATATATACCAGGCGGGCAAGCAGTACCAGCTCAAGTTCATCATCCCGGATTCAACGGGTACCGTGGATCATATCTCAGTATTCTCCAAACAGGATTCCATCAACAATATGGCTGGTTAGAACAGCATCTGTAAGCCCCCGGATTGCGGCAGCTGCAGTCACATAGATAGCAATTTATGAAGAGTCCCTTCGCAGCGGCAACTGTGGAGGGACTCTTCTTGTTAACCACAAATAATATTGCAGATAAGTACCTGCCAGCAGGCTCGGCTTCCGACGAAGTCTGCTGGTTACATGCTTCCCTACGCTCCCGATGAAGTTACGCCATCCCCGAACCGGCTGTCCCTCATGAATGCAGTTGCTGCTATCGTGCGCAGAACTTCTTGCTGATATAATCAGTTTATGGGTTGATCTGTAGAAAGAAGAGAGGCACAGCTATGCATCTGGAGTTGAACGAAAGTGAATATAAAGTATCTGCCGGCGGATTAACCATAGAGCTGCTGCCCAAGGAGTTTGCGCTTCTGCAGTTTCTGTACCGCAACAGGGGGAGGACCTTCAGCCGCGAGCAGCTTCTGGATAAAGTCTGGCCCATGGAGTATCCGGTGGAGCGGACCGTCGATGATCATATCTACCGGCTGCGGAAGAAGCTGCGCGGCCTTAGCGGAATCGACATCAAGACCATCCGCGGATTCGGATACAGTCTGGCTGTGCAGGGCTCTCCGGAGGGCGTAGCGATGAATCCGGCAACGAATGATCCGGAGCTGCGGAATACAATGAGTGAGGTATTCATGAAGTTTCATATCTACGGTCAGGGCAAATCGATGCTGACCCTCGCACGCCAGCAGGACATTCTCGGCTACGAGCTGGACCCGCATTATTCGATGGTCGTTCATTTCGTCCAGGGAGATTTGGAGTGGCTGATCTACACGGACGAGGTTCCGCTGAAGGACCGGCTTTTTTACCTCAACCTGTTCTATTTCTTCATAGGTGACCCTAAGGTGAAGATGGAATATGCCGAGCGTCTGATTGAGCGGAAACTGCTGAACCCCCCTGAACAGCTGGAACTGGAGATTCTGACCATGCTGGATTTGTACACCTTGGCAGGCCAGCCGGACAAAGCGCTGGAACGCCTGAAACGTTCCTATCAGGTAATATCCGAACCGGATTTTGAGAACTTCGTTCCGGCGACGCAGATTACGGAGCTGTTCATTCATCTGGTGGCGGGAACCGGGGATGAGCAGTTGGAGCGTATGGACGAAACCGTCAGCCGGACCCTGAGGGACAAGCCTTTTCTGCGGGAGATCGGCGGTTACAAAGTAGTAAAGGGACTCTGGGCGCTTCGGCGGGCACAGTGGGCAGAGGGAGAGAAACTGATCAATGAAGGATTGCAGGTGCTCGATATGTCCGGGTTTGTGCCGCTGCGGTTCTATTCGGTGTACCGGATCAACCATTTCTGCCGCATGTTTCTGGCCGGAAGTCCCTTGGGACGCAAATACGAGAGCCTGTTTACAGCAGAGCTTGAAGCGTTTGGTCTGGTAAGGCTGGAACGGGCACTCGAAAATCTGCTGCTGCCGCTGCTCGAGGCCCACTGATAATTCTCTGACAATTCTCCGTTACAGTAGGATCATGAATGTTTCGCACATTCAATGATATTACATGTAACCTGGAGGAATGTCAGATGGAGCTTTCAACGAAGCAGGGAACCAGCCTGCTGCATAACAAAACGTACATGCGCGTGTACAGCGCCTTCGCCACGGCAAGCTTCGGCGACTGGTTCGATGCACTGGCTATTCAGGTGCTGGTCGGCTACCGCTGGCAGGCCGGGCCGCTGATGCTGGCGCTTATTCCGGTGGCGCTGGCGCTGCCGAGCATTCTGTTTGGCTCGGTTGCCGGAGTAGCCGCCGACCGGCTGAACAAGCTGAAGCTGATGCGTGTATGCGATCTGCTGACTGCGCTGTTGACTGTACTGGTGCTATTCGCCCCGAGCATGTTCTGGCTGCTGCCTTTGCTGGCGCTGCGTTCAGCGCTATCCATGCTGAATATGCCTGCCCAGCAGTCTTTGACCCGCAGCCTGGTCAGAGAGGACCAGCTGCTGCAAGCCTCGTCGCTCAATGGGCTGGTTAACCAGGGCTCCAAAATTGCCGGCCCTCTGCTCGGAGGTCTGGCGCTCGCTTTCCTTACGCCGCAATGGTGCATCCTGATCAATGCCTTGCTGCGCGGCTGCTCTTATCTGCTGCTGCTGTCCGTGAAGAACATCCGCACGGATGAAGATAACAGCAAACAGCCTGAGGCGCCGGAAGACAAGATTCCGCTGCATACGATGTGGCGGGAAGGCTGGAGCTTCATGCTGCGCAGCCGGATCCTGCTGAGTACTATGCTGTTCGGGCTGGCCGGGGCACTGGTGATTCAAGTGGTCGACTTCCAGTTCACCAGCCTGTTCCGGGTGTTTGCACCGGAGCGGGAATCCTTGCTCGGCTGGATGGTAGCCGCTACCGGAGTAGGAGCTGTGCTGATTATACTTCTCCTGAACAAGCTGAATCCGGAAACGGGATATAGCTGGAGGCTCGGCTCGGGATATGTATTGATTGGCGGTTCCATTGCTGCACTTGGATCGCTCCAGCCGGGCGCTTCGATAGTATGGGTTCTGCTGATCGGATTTGTACTGGGGATCGGAAACGGGGTATTTATGGTTACGTTCAATTATTGCCTGCAAAAAGAAACCCCGCCGCATATGACAGGCCGTATCTTCGGCATCCAGAACACCGTACTCAGCACGGTACTTATTATTGCACCATTGCTGGGTGGTCTGCTTGTCCAGTATGCAGGCCCTGCCCGTATTTTTATCAACACCGGCCTGCTGCTGCTCCTTCTGGGTCTGGCGGGTCTGCTGTTCGGGCGGCTGCTCTGGCCTGAGGCCAAGCTTAAGCTGGAAGGTGCACAGCCTGTAGCCGCAGTAGATCAGGGGTAGATTAAAAAAAGGCAGACAGTAAGTTTAAGATCAAGCCCTTCGGGGCTTTTTCTGCACTGCCACATTACATATTCAGGAGGAGCCAATGACGACATATATTTACATGGTGAGACACGGGGATTCACTCCGGACCGGGGTGGACGAATGGACGCGCGGCCTATCTGCAAAAGGGGAAGGGGATGCGCGCAGAGTAACAGCATGCCTGCGTAATGAAGGCATTAACACGCTGTACAGCAGCCCGTATATCCGGGCCATAGATACGATAGCCGATTTGGCCAAGGTACTTGGGCAGGAAATTACCCTTAAGGAGGACCTGAGAGAGAAGGTCTGGATGGAGGGCAACCGTCAGTTGGCTGATGAAGATTTGCTTCCGGCACTGCAGAAGATGTACGACGATCCGGACTTTGCCCTGCCGGGCGGTGAATCGAACCGCGAATGCCAGGCAAGGGCGGTAGAGGCGCTGCAGGAAATCCTGCAGGCACATGAAGGAGAAAGAATTGCCATTGGGACTCACGGGCTGGTAATGGCGCTAATGATGGGTTATTTTGCCCCCGGATATGATCTGGACTTCTTGCTAAAGACCACCAAGCCAGATATTTATGTCATGGCCTTCTCGGAAGGCCGGTTGACCGGGGTGGAGCGTCTTCTAGTTAAGGAATGAGCATGGAGAATGGCCGGAACAACGTCCCAAGCCGCGGATTGGCTGGGTGCGTTCTTTGGCGCGAGGGAGTAGAAATGCTACCTTTTCTACAACAATTTGAGATTGTGGACGATTTGATGCGGGGAATGTTGTAGTTTGTACAGGATTTGCTGGCGGTCACCGCGGCGCGGCCGAGTCCATCATTCACCGGGGTACGGTGACGGCTAAGCTACAGTCCGTAGAACCGCACCGTATTCGCTGTTAGAATAGCCTTCGCCTCGCTCCCGGTATATCCATGCAGCGCTCCCCAGGCGGCGGCAACGTCATGCACCATTGCCGGATGGGTGGTACGCCCGGTGAATGGGCCTTCAAAAGGCCACGGACCATCGGTCTCCGCCATGACCAGCTCCGGCGGGTAGCGGCGCGCGAGATCCTGAATCTCCTCTTCATAGAGAATATCGGGAGTGAACGAAATATAATAGCCGCGGCTGATCATACGGTCGACAGTATCTTCCGGGCCCTTGAACCAATGGAAATGGGCCCGGGTAATGTGATGCTGCTCAAGCAAATCACATACGGTCCAGGCATCTTCATAGACGGCATGCAGCACCACCGGTTTGGCTAAACAAGCTGCCAGCTCAAGGAGTCTGTCCAGAAGCCGGATATAAGGTTCCATATCCCATGCCTCCCCGCGTTCTATAGCTTCGGCCCTGGAATAGTAAGGAAGCCCGATTTCACCTATAGCTGCCATATCCGGGGCATGGAGCGTGATCCAGTCCAGCAGCGCGGCCAGCTCCTCCTCCGGCGGCAGCGGCTGCTCGGGATGGAAGCCGTAGGCGGGTCTCACCAGCCCGGGATAACGGGCTGCTATCTCCTGAGTACGCAGACTGGAAGTGAGGTTCATCGAGACCGCAATCAGCGCCTCAATGTCCTGCTCCGGCAAGCTCTGCAGCAAGGAGGATAACAAAGTCTCTTCATATTGGTCCAGATGTATATGGGCATCAATCATGCGTAATTGCTCCTTCCTCCGCAGGTTACTTCTCTACAAATTGCTGAGTGCTATCATGCGGTTCGAAAATGATCGAGCCAAGCTCCAGCCCCGCTGTCCCTGCCTTGTATTCCAGCTTCAGCGTTCCCATGCTCTCGGTCATTCCTACCATTAGGCTGGTATCCGCTAACAGCTTGCCGTCTTTCACCGAGTAGTAGGTAACAGCACCGATTCCTGCAGTCTTGCCGAAATATTTCAATCCGTCTTCTGCACGGTCCGGAATTCTTATCGTTACTTTGGACGGGGTTGCTCCTTTGAGCTCAAGCTTCAGCAGCACATCCTTCTTATCCAGCGAAATGCTGGAGGATACTACAGCAGAAGCAGCTTGTTCCGCTGCAGGCACGGAGAGCTCCTTCCACTGCTCAGGCTTGACCACATGAACTTCCTGCACTACCAGCGAAGTTCCGGTACCCAGTGTGAACACAACGGTTACTTCAGGTTTCCCGTCTGAATCTACATCCGCATAGAAGAGCTGGGGCGGATTCGAGAAATCTCTGTCTACGGTCCAGTCGAAGCTGTGCTTCTTGCCGTTCACTTCCAGGATGAATCCTTTGTAGGTGTTGCCGTCCTTCAGCGCGGCATACAGCTTGACCTTGGCATGACCCCCGGCCACAACGAGGGGTTCAGCGGGAACCCTGACGGTTGTGCTGAGACTGCCCGGCGTAATCACGACCCGGGTTCCTCCCGATTCCAGCTCTGTGGTAGCACCCGTAAGCGAATTCAGACTATCTGCCGGAATATATACATGTCCGGCCTTAAGAATAACAGTAGCCTCCAGGCTATCTTGATAACTTCCATCTGTTTGTGTATAGCGGACCTGGATAGAGGAGCTGCCGGGGGTAAGGACTTTAGTATCCCAACCAGTCGTGAGAGTAAGCTGCTTGAGGACATTATTCCATTGCAGCTGGATAGGGTAAAATTCCTTCAGGGCAAGAGCCGGTACATATAATATCCCATTGGAATGGAATGGCGGAACTTGGGGAAGAACGGCTTGTCCGTCTACCTTAAGGGCTAGTGGAGCTGCAGCAGAATGGGCAATATTTATGGATGATGCCGCCGCATGACCTGCGATGAGCAGGGCAATCGCGGAAGCGGCAATTAATTTTTTCATAAGATAACCTCCGGAGTCTGGAAATTCCAATCCATTTTATTATAAATGAAAAACTCCGCTTGCGGGTCACGTTCTGTTAACAAAGATAAGTCAAGCCTGTTACGGTTCAAGTTTAGTATGATCTATCTACCAGAGGAGACAGCCGGTAATTCCGTATAATTAACACTAAATATCTATACATATACGCAGGAGGGTGGAGTTATTGTTGCGGACCCAAGGAATTATTATGGCCTCCGGCGGAGCGTTATTATGGGGAGTATCGGGGACGGTCGCCCAGCATTTGTTCCAGCAGTCCATGCTGCCTGCAGCCTGGCTGGTGACCCTGAGACTGCTGGTATCGGGAGTCCTGTTCCTGATGTTTACACTCCGTAAGGAGGGCTCGCAGGTATGGAAGCTGTGGCTGGACCGGAGATTCGTTCTTCAAATGCTGCTGTTCGGGCTGCTGGGCATGCTTGGGGTACAGTACACGTACTTCGCTTCCATTGAGTCAGGCAATGCTGCAATCGCCACACTGCTGCAGTATTTAGCCCCGTTGTTTATTCTCCTGTACACTGTTATCTGGACAAGAACGAAGCTGGCTCCGCTGGATATCATCGGTGCGCTGCTCGCGCTGGGAGGAACGTATTTACTGCTGACCGGCGGCGATTCCTCGGAGCTGACCGTTCCCCTGAGAGGCTTGATCTGGGGGATTCTATCCGCAGTGTCCTTGACGTTCTATACCCTCTATTCAGGTCCGCTGCTGAAGCTGTACAGCACTTCACTGCTGATGGGCTGGGGGATGATTGTGGGAGGAGCAGGGATGAGTCTCATTCATCCGGTCTGGTCCGTTCCGTCTGCCGATTGGTCGCTGTCTATCATTCTGGCTATTCTATTCGTTATTCTGCTGGGAACATTAGCCGCCTTCTATCTATACATCGGCAGTCTCCGCCACATTGCTCCGCATGAAGCCAGCCTGCTGTCCTGTACGGAACCGGTCTCAGCAATTGTCTCCTCCGTAATCTGGCTGTCCGTCCCCTTCAATCTGTACCAGGCACTGGGAGCGGGAATGGTTGTACTTATGACTGTAATGGTTTCTTTGAAATCACGGACTAAAGAGACCGCGAATTAAATCGAACGAAATCCCTGAATCCTTCCAAGTAGATAGTGTAAGCCTGAAGGGGGAATGACGGATGAAGACAACAGAACCATATTCGCAGCTCATCGGACTCACGCTAGCCGGCAGCCGTGAAGCTTACGGTGAGTTATACGAGGCGACTATTCATGATGTCTATAAGGCCGTGCGTTTCCTCGTTTCCGGGGTTTCAGATGCAGAGAATATTGTGCAGGAGATATATATTGAGCTGTACCGTTCACTTAGGAAATTTGACAGGACACAAGCGTTTAGACCCTGGCTTATGGGGCTCACGATACGGCAGATTCATGCCCATAGGCGAAGAAGGTGGAGACAGTTCCGAATTCAGAACAAAGCGGAGCAGACTTGCCAGACTATAGAACATGATCTCGCCAGCGATGTTGTGGACCGGATGGCAAACCGGGTACTTACCGATATGGTAAGCCGTTTGCCGTACAAGCTGAAGCAGGTCATTATCCTGCATTACTTGCATGAGTATACTCAGGAAGAGATCGCTGCCATCCTTCAGATTCCGCTGGGAACGGTGAAATCACGGCTCCATGCCGCTCTGCAGAAGCTTAGACGGAAACATCAGGTGACTACGATCAGGTTAGGGAAGGTGGAGGATCTGCATGAATCTTGAGCACAATTTGCGGCGGGCGCTTCAGGAAGAAGCCGGAGCTATGCACGCTCCACCCGAACTGAAAGGGGAGATCCTTAACAGGATTGCACTCAGACAAGGAGGGAAACGCATGAAAAAATGGCTGGTAGCGGCAGTAGTAGCTGCAACCTTAATAATCCCTACCGGAGCGTATGCCGGTTACAATTATCTGGCGGATTCACTAT
This window contains:
- a CDS encoding stalk domain-containing protein, with the protein product MKKLIAASAIALLIAGHAAASSINIAHSAAAPLALKVDGQAVLPQVPPFHSNGILYVPALALKEFYPIQLQWNNVLKQLTLTTGWDTKVLTPGSSSIQVRYTQTDGSYQDSLEATVILKAGHVYIPADSLNSLTGATTELESGGTRVVITPGSLSTTVRVPAEPLVVAGGHAKVKLYAALKDGNTYKGFILEVNGKKHSFDWTVDRDFSNPPQLFYADVDSDGKPEVTVVFTLGTGTSLVVQEVHVVKPEQWKELSVPAAEQAASAVVSSSISLDKKDVLLKLELKGATPSKVTIRIPDRAEDGLKYFGKTAGIGAVTYYSVKDGKLLADTSLMVGMTESMGTLKLEYKAGTAGLELGSIIFEPHDSTQQFVEK
- a CDS encoding DMT family transporter — translated: MELLLRTQGIIMASGGALLWGVSGTVAQHLFQQSMLPAAWLVTLRLLVSGVLFLMFTLRKEGSQVWKLWLDRRFVLQMLLFGLLGMLGVQYTYFASIESGNAAIATLLQYLAPLFILLYTVIWTRTKLAPLDIIGALLALGGTYLLLTGGDSSELTVPLRGLIWGILSAVSLTFYTLYSGPLLKLYSTSLLMGWGMIVGGAGMSLIHPVWSVPSADWSLSIILAILFVILLGTLAAFYLYIGSLRHIAPHEASLLSCTEPVSAIVSSVIWLSVPFNLYQALGAGMVVLMTVMVSLKSRTKETAN
- a CDS encoding sigma-70 family RNA polymerase sigma factor, which gives rise to MKTTEPYSQLIGLTLAGSREAYGELYEATIHDVYKAVRFLVSGVSDAENIVQEIYIELYRSLRKFDRTQAFRPWLMGLTIRQIHAHRRRRWRQFRIQNKAEQTCQTIEHDLASDVVDRMANRVLTDMVSRLPYKLKQVIILHYLHEYTQEEIAAILQIPLGTVKSRLHAALQKLRRKHQVTTIRLGKVEDLHES